The proteins below are encoded in one region of Colletotrichum lupini chromosome 5, complete sequence:
- a CDS encoding coatomer epsilon subunit has product MDPYSAEGELINVHNYFHQGQYQEVIDYDTSALSSENELPARVLVLRARIALGQAEDVIADVQGEKEPELVALGALAESALGKTDSAVKTIEKLAASEGENATVQIVGGTILQAAGKSEEALALLSQHQGSLDAVALIVQIHLQQNRNDLALKEVTAARRWAQDSLLVNLAESWVGLRQAFYVFEELAQAPATSSIATLVSQAVAELHLGRTEEAQAALDQALAKDAGYAEAIANLLVLTVISGQDPKEFTEKLKAADPQHQFLVDLEEKSALFDKAATKYSPKVSA; this is encoded by the exons ATGGATCCCTACTCTGCCGAAGGCGAATTGATCAACGTCCACAACTATTTCCACCAAGGCCAGTACCAGGAGGTCATTGATTACGATACTTCTGCCCTTTCCTCCGAGAATGAGCTTCCCGCCCGCGTTCTAGTCCTGCGAGCCCGCATCGCCCTTGGTCAAGCTGAAGATGTCATCGCCGACGTGCAGGGAGAGAAGGAGCCCGAACTGGTCGCCCTTGGAGCGCTCGCTGAGAGCGCACTTGGCAAGACGGATTCTGCCGTGAAGACCATCGAGAAGCTCGCCGCATCCGAGGGGGAGAACGCTACAGTCCAGATTGTTGGAGGTACAATCCTGCAGGCTGCGGGCAAGTCAGAGGAGGCTCTTGCCTTGCTTTCACAGCACCAGGGAAGCT TGGACGCTGTTGCCCTGATTGTTCAGATCCACCTCCAACAGAACCGTAACGACCTCGCCCTCAAGGAGGTTACCGCCGCGAGACGATGGGCACAGGACAGTTTACTGGTCAACTTGGCCGAGTCATGGGTTGGTCTGAGACAG GCTTTCTACGTGTTCGAGGAGCTTGCACAGGCGCCGGCAACGTCGTCCATTGCAACTCTTGTCTCTCAGGCCGTTGCTGAGCTGCACCTTGGACGCACAGAGGAGGCACAGGCAGCGTTGGACCAGGCTCTGGCCAAGGACGCAGGCTATGCCGAAGCCATTGCCAACCTTCTGGTGTTGACGGTGATTTCGGGCCAAGATCCCAAGGAGTTCACGGA GAAATTGAAGGCGGCGGACCCCCAGCACCAGTTCCTTGTGGACCTGGAGGAGAAGAGTGCGCTATTCGACAAGGCGGCGACTAAGTACAGCCCCAAGGTGTCTGCATAG
- a CDS encoding phosphatidylserine decarboxylase: MQDKNMARTSPSWCRLFSFPNSTWQCLDEGVLDAQVAASDQASSLLEFFPEIAVSGCFQPEFLPIFGRRFSFSSSSPAPSVSSSVPCSGSRLPPQTTPNASMATLPARGLHHEPKHPRTFPANGHRCPPKVVVSGTKYAGTYDETRRYFAPPPKSHRISKYPPGLNTLAIRFVWCLYTATSDKYMSIFFFSQGSRVALAPSPSSTSACIEPWTSATPLLLPLSLAHGGGARLDVHRSHIIKSVHLFTQLSILDPGPLIIQTSALKGPQAPTSSLFSLLLLFVALCFQPFPFFSPTATSRHFFPPSLTVPTLRGQNLNLNWPSAVPIVTCGSPVIANSSRAILSRRHLSLSGVVEQSSWQGSTYRNEQNAASHSLRSADQQPASYTTTETLSPLAAALPHLLSARASACLPQATAHLQPAPPLHSLPTPLGPANNNSSAAISNSDSKPRNKSDISPVGLPSAPHCVSYVTPPPQSGRSARECGPLPDPPSSTMVRIIPGRLKSSSSLRNSRSSSPTRNNSTGSTNSKMELSPKENGLTLKVVVMKARNLAAKDRRGTSDPYLVLTLGDAKVTTHEVPKTLNPEWNVIEELPVNSTQSLLLDVICWDKDRFGKDYLGEFDLALEEIFANEQIEQAPKWYPLKSKRPGKKTSVVSGEVMLQFTLFDQSNTAASREQVFEKLNALLNQLPAGSRQITPTMTPLIQPVQNMRVSGTNPSPPLSRNQTDAYQEDDDDDDLDIEDDTPEDDDPSKPEVAEKRKRRLRIKGLKKKRRDQTYEFNNSGSDVVGVIYLEVLNITDLPPEPNSTRTTFDMDPFVVASLGKKTYRTKRVRHNLNPVFNEKMIFQVQGHEQTYSFSFTVMDHDKYSGNDFIADCSLPIRELIDKAPQADPETGLYDVPEPHEYVAPQQRRFKKLGMSRTSSSQSLSKVRPGLSKNASSASTTTQTGTTTPTPPAQGSTLNPEFLSPEQALAGAGAQTAELEADDAEFHDFSVALKMKDAKKWEAKHNPVLYIRAKYVPYPALRQQFWRSMLKQYDTDESGRISKIELTTMLDTLGSTLRESTIDSFFQRFPHRAQGDDISDLTFDEAVICLEDQLEAKSRPQLSVTDRMKGMLPDADKVKNLLSAQGTSNVPGGLPAEGSSSSDGTLDVPELSTPGEEGEMLDRDDLAEDRAGEEHVVEIRECPICHQPRLNKRKDTDIITHIATCASQDWRQVNNLVMGGFVTASQAQRKWYSKVITKISYGGYKLGANSANILVQDRITGQINEEKMSVYVRLGIRLLYKGLKSSNMETKRIRKMLKSMSVKQGKKFDDPASKAEIPKFIEFHRLDMSEVLLPTEEFKNFNEFFYRALKPEARPCSAPDRPDVVVSPADCRSVVFNSVNQATQVWIKGREFSIKRLLGDAYPEDVKRFENGALGIFRLAPQDYHRFHIPVDGVLGKPKTIAGEYYTVNPMAIRSALDVYGENVRVLCPIDSPTHGRVMVICVGAMMVGSTVITQKEGAQVNRADELGYFKFGGSTIVLLFEPGKMKFDDDLTDNSNGALETLVRVGMSVGHAPDQPQWEPDMRKDAKDVTDAEKKDAKRRIGGSLGSEESSSGEDTPNASAGITTHAASAIGARRGRQQNGVVEELGDFLALRMSRVELVSCGFASATLVAFNRHTTWLNATVVQRLQRLRHRA; the protein is encoded by the exons TTCTTCCCAGAGATTGCTGTTTCTGGCTGTTTTCAACCCGAGTTTCTACCCATCTTTGGACGCCGCTTCAGCTTCAGCTCCAGCTCTCCAGCTCCATCCGTCTCCAGCTCTGTTCCCTGCTCAGGATCCCGTCTCCCACCCCAAACCACGCCAAACGCCTCAA TGGCCACTTTGCCCGCTAGGGGACTGCACCACGAGCCGAAGCACCCGCGGACCTTCCCAGCCAACGGCCATCGCTGCCCACCAAAAGTCGTCGTATCTGGGACGAAATACGCTGGAACATACGACGAGACGAGACGGTACTTCGCTCCACCACCAAAATCTCACCGAATCTCAAAGTACCCGCCCGGCCTGAATACCCTCGCTATACGTTTTGTCTGGTGTCTATACACGGCCACATCGGAC AAGTACATGTCcatattctttttttcccAAG GCTCCAGAGTTGCTCTCGCTCCCTCTCCGTCCTCGACCTCCGCCTGCATTGAGCCGTGGACTTCTGCGACGCCTTTGCTTCTGCCTCTTTCTC TTGCACATGGCGGTGGCGCCAGGTTGGATGTGCATCGAAGCCACATAATTAAATCTGTACATTTGTTCACTCAACTTTCCATTCTCGACCCCGGGCCTCTTATTATTCAGACATCAGCCCTCAAGGGGCCCCAAGCTCCTACCTCATCTCTCTtctcccttcttcttctcttcgtTGCTCTCTGCTTCCAGCCCTTCCCCTTTTTCTCACCTACTGCTACTTCTAGACATTTCTTTCCTCC GTCATTGACGGTTCCCACCCTGCGAGGTCAAAACCTGAACCTGAATTGGCCTTCAGCTGTAC CAATTGTTACGTGTGGCTCGCCAGTCATCGCCAATTCGTCCAGAGCTATCTTGAGTAGACGCCACCTTTCGCTGTCCGGCGTCGTTGAGCAGTCCAGTTGGCAGGGAAGCACATATCGCAACGAACAGAACGCAGCGTCGCACTCGTTGAGAAGCGCGGATCAGCAACCAGCAAGCTACACTACTACCGAAACCCTGTCACCACTTGCAGCTGCGCTACCTCATCTCCTGAGCGCGCGCGCCTCTGCCTGCTTGCCGCAAGCCACTGCCCACCTCCAACCAGCACCACCGCTCCACTCACTACCTACGCCTTTGGGCCCTGCCAACAACAATTCGAGCGCGGCAATAAGCAACAGCGACAGCAAGCCGAG AAACAAGTCGGACATTTCGCCTGTCGG GCTTCCCAGCGCTCCGCATTGCGTCTCCTACGTCACCCCGCCCCCCCAATCTGGCCGCTCTGCCCGTGAGTGT GGGCCGCTCCCCGACCCGCCGTCGTCCACCATGGTCCGCATCATCCCTGGACGACTCAAGTCCAGCTCCTCCCTCCGCAACAGCCGCAGCAGCAGTCCTACGAGAAACAACAGCACCGGCAGCACCAACAGCAAGATGGAGCTGAGTCCGAAGGAGAACGGCTTGACCTTGAAGGTCGTCGTTATGaag GCTCGAAATCTTGCCGCAAAAGACAGACGCGGCACATCCGACCCA TACCTGGTTTTGACACTCGGTGACGCCAAGGTGACCACCCACGAAGTGCCCAAGACTCTCAATCCAGAATGGAACGTCATCGAAGAACTACCAGTCAATTCGACCCAGAGCCTCCTTCTCGATGTTATATGCTGGGATAAGGACCGCTTCGGCAAGGACTACCTTGGCGAGTTCGACCTTGCTTTGGAGGAGATCTTCGCCAACGAGCAAATCGAGCAAGCCCCGAAATGGTACCCTCTCAAGAGCAAGAGACCCGGCAAGAAGACCAGCGTGGTCTCTGGCGAGGTCATGCTCCAGTTCACCCTCTTCGACCAGTCCAACACAGCCGCTTCCCGCGAACAAGTATTCGAGAAGCTCAATGCCCTGCTCAACCAGTTGCCTGCGGGCTCCCGACAAATCACACCGACCATGACCCCCCTCATCCAGCCGGTCCAGAATATGAGGGTCAGCGGAACAAACCCGTCACCTCCCCTGTCGCGCAACCAAACCGACGCCTACCAAGAagatgacgatgacgatgatcTGGATATCGAAGACGATACTCCCGAGGACGACGATCCCAGCAAACCCGAAGTCGCCGAGAAACGCAAGCGACGCCTGAGGATCAAGGGCctcaagaagaagagaagagacCAAACATACGAGTTCAATAATAGTGGAAGCGACGTTGTGGGAGTCATCTATCTTGAAGTCTTGAACATTACGGATCTGCCCCCTGAGCCCAACTCGACCCGGACTACATTTGATATGGATCCTTTCGTCGTTGCGTCACTCGGCAAGAAGACGTATCGGACCAAGCGAGTGCGGCACAATCTCAACCCGGTCTTCAACGAGAAGATGATTTTCCAAGTACAGGGTCACGAGCAGACATACTCGTTCTCCTTTACCGTGATGGATCACGACAAGTACTCTGGAAATGATTTCATCGCCGACTGCTCATTACCCATCAGGGAGCTCATTGACAAGGCCCCCCAGGCAGATCCCGAAACTGGTCTGTACGACGTACCCGAACCCCATGAGTATGTCGCCCCTCAACAGCGCCGCTTCAAGAAGCTAGGAATGTCCCGTACATCATCTTCCCAAAGCTTGAGCAAGGTGCGACCTGGATTGTCGAAGAATGCAAGCAGTGCATCCACAACTACCCAGACCGGAACAACAACGCCTACGCCTCCCGCCCAGGGGTCGACTTTGAACCCTGAGTTCCTGTCTCCTGAGCAAGCCCTCGCAGGAGCCGGTGCGCAAACTGCCGAGCTTGAGGCAGACGATGCGGAATTTCACGACTTCAGCGTCGCCCTGAAGATGAAGGACGCCAAGAAGTGGGAGGCCAAGCACAACCCGGTCCTCTACATCCGCGCCAAATACGTCCCTTACCCGGCTTTGCGACAACAATTCTGGAGATCGATGCTCAAGCAATACGACACCGATGAGAGCGGCCGCATCAGCAAGATTGAGCTGACTACAATGCTTGACACCCTCGGATCAACGTTGCGCGAGTCAACCATTGATAGCTTCTTCCAGCGTTTCCCCCACAGAGCCCAAGGCGATGACATATCGGACCTGACATTCGACGAAGCTGTGATATGCTTGGAGGATCAGTTGGAGGCTAAGAGCCGCCCACAACTCAGCGTCACAGACAGAATGAAGGGTATGCTGCCGGATGCTGACAAGGTCAAGAATCTGCTCTCTGCTCAAGGCACCAGCAACGTTCCCGGCGGTCTACCGGCAGAAGGGTCTAGCTCATCCGATGGAACTCTCGACGTTCCGGAGCTCAGCACTCCTGGCGAGGAAGGTGAAATGCTCGACCGGGACGACCTGGCTGAGGACCGTGCCGGCGAGGAGCATGTGGTCGAAATCAGAGAGTGCCCCATCTGCCACCAGCCGCGCTTGAACAAGCGCAAGGATACCGACATCATCACTCACATTGCAACCTGCGCAAGCCAGGATTGGAGACAAGTCAACAACCTCGTCATGGGCGGCTTCGTCACCGCTAGCCAGGCCCAGCGCAAGTGGTACTCCAAGGTCATCACAAAGATCTCATACGGCGGTTACAAGCTGGGAGCCAACTCCGCCAATATCCTTGTGCAAGACCGAATCACTGGCCAAATCAACGAGGAGAAGATGAGCGTCTACGTCAGACTAGGCATTCGCCTGTTGTACAAGGGACTGAAGTCGAGCAACATGGAGACCAAGCGAA TTCGCAAGATGCTCAAGAGCATGAGTGTCAAGCAGGGCAAGAAGTTTGATGATCCGGCTTCTAAGGCTGAGATCCCCAAATTTATCGAGTTCCACCGCCTCGACATGTCTGAGGTGCTCCTTCCAACAGAAGAGTTCAAGAACTTCAACGAGTTCTTCTACAGAGCTTTGAAACCCGAAGCTCGCCCATGCTCGGCCCCTGACCGTCCTGACGTTGTCGTGTCTCCCGCCGACTGTCGCAGCGTTGTCTTCAACAGTGTGAACCAGGCGACCCAGGTTTGGATCAAGGGCCGCGAGTTCTCCATCAAGCGCTTGCTTGGTGATGCTTATCCCGAAGACGTGAAGCGGTTCGAGAATGGCGCTCTTGGTATCTTCCGTTTGGCGCCCCAGGATTACCATCGCTTCCACATCCCTGTGGATGGTGTTTTGGGCAAGCCCAAGACGATTGCGGGAGAATACTACACGGTGAACCCCATGGCCATCCGTTCCGCTCTCGATGTCTACGGCGAAAACGTCCGAGTTCTCTGCCCAATCGATAGCCCGACTCACGGCCGCGTCATGGTCATCTGTGTTGGTGCCATGATGGTTGGCAGTACTGTGATTACGCAGAAGGAGGGCGCGCAAGTGAATCGTGCCGATGAACTCGGCTACTTCAAATTTGGTGGCAGCACGATCGTATTGCTATTCGAGCCGGGCAAGATGAAGTTCGATGACGACCTGACTGACAACTCCAACGGGGCTCTCGAGACCCTA GTTCGCGTAGGCATGTCTGTCGGACACGCCCCCGACCAGCCTCAGTGGGAACCCGACATGCGAAAGGACGCAAAGGACGTCACCGATGCCGAGAAGAAGGACGCCAAACGCCGTATTGGAGGCAGCCTCGGCAGCGAAGAGTCATCCAGTGGCGAAGATACTCCGAACGCCAGCGCCGGCATCACCACGCACGCTGCGTCGGCCAT AGGAGCAAGAAGAGGTAGACAACAAAACGGCGTTGTGGAAGAACTGGGCGATTTCCTCGCCCTTCGCATGAGCCGCGTCGAGCTTGTCTCCTGTGGTTTCGCTTCTGCGACGTTGGTGGCTTTCAACAGACACACGACATGGCTGAATGCGACAGTAGTACAGCGATTGCAGCGATTACGGCACCGAGCATAA
- a CDS encoding 2,3-diketo-5-methylthio-1-phosphopentane phosphatase: protein MPIAISPSTVKAAAESGLPASQNKKRKIICFSDFDGTIFMQDTGHILFDAHGCGSEQREILDEQIKSGERSFRDVSEEMWGSLNVPFDDGFEVMEKKLEIDPAFQEFHKYCIANEIPFNVISAGLKPILRRVLDTFLGEDASAHIDIVANEAEITDDGSAWKPIWRHDNELGHDKALSMGEAREQAEMACEDGTIPLIVFIGDGVSDLPAARQADVLFARRGLRLEEYCVENSIAYIPFDTFAGIQTEIQRIRDEDDKKTGGKGMPAAFNPRANMWRRMSSKSAIPKLVAITPAEEKMFLWPEVFSVATPSIEKANIAPVFA, encoded by the exons ATGCCTATCGCCATCTCTCCCTCAACAGTCAAGGCCGCCGCCGAGTCTGGCCTGCCTGCTTCGCAAAACAAGAAGCGCAAGATCATCTGCTTCTCAG ACTTTGACGGAACAATCTTCATGCAGGACACCGGACACATCCTCTTCGACGCCCACGGTTGCGGCTCCGAGCAGCGCGAGATCCTCGACGAGCAAATCAAGTCCGGCGAGCGCTCCTTCCGCGATGTATCCGAGGAGATGTGGGGCTCCCTCAACGTCCCCTTTGACGACGGCTTCGAGGTGATGGAGAAGAAGCTCGAGATCGACCCGGCCTTCCAGGAGTTCCACAAGTACTGCATCGCCAACGAGATCCCCTTCAACGTCATCTCCGCCGGCCTCAAGCCCATCCTCCGCCGCGTCCTCGACACCTTCCTCGGCGAGGACGCCTCGGCGCACATTGACATCGTCGCCAACGAGGCCGAGATCACCGACGACGGCTCCGCCTGGAAGCCCATCTGGCGCCACGACAACGAGCTCGGCCATGACAAGGCGCTCTCCATGGGCGAGGCCCGCGAGCAGGCCGAGATGGCGTGCGAGGACGGCACCATCCCCCTCATCGTCTTCATCGGTGACGGCGTCTCCGACCTGCCTGCCGCGCGCCAGGCCGACGTGCTGTTTGCGCGCCGCGGCCTGCGTCTGGAGGAGTACTGCGTCGAGAACTCCATTGCTTACATCCCCTTTGACACCTTTGCCGGTATCCAGACCGAGATCCAGCGCATCCGCGACGAGGACGACAAGAAGACGGGCGGAAAGGGCATGCCCGCCGCCTTCAACCCGCGCGCCAACATGTGGAGACGCATGTCGAGCAAGTCGGCGATCCCCAAGCTCGTCGCCATCACGCCTGCCGAGGAGAAGATGTTCCTGTGGCCCGAGGTGTTCAGCGTTGCCACGCCCAGTATCGAGAAGGCCAACATTGCTCCCGTCTTTGCTTAG